In one Geoglobus acetivorans genomic region, the following are encoded:
- a CDS encoding phosphotransacetylase family protein, with protein sequence MTHSILISSLEEYSGKSALIIAIGNILQEEGYEIGYFKPFAVNPVKREGEITDEDAAITARQLGIDDDVVGLMLDRPYVEYILSAEPSEIRGKISEKYAEISRGKDVVFVEGSTDYKTGRAIGLGDFTVARLIAPKVLMVARYRNDFIIDKLLNSKDVFGPMLEKVIINRLMGYKLSYAQAVASRVIESAGMDVLGIIPHDPLLAGVFVSDLREKLGGEFIVKPEKDTIIEHLIIGAMSPSSALRYFRDVKNAVLITGGDRNDLLEVALSVPSIKCIVLTGNLEPNRAIIGRAEEKGVPVILVSEDTLTTTIRIEEIFRKARVTGEIKAQRIKTLVKNHIRIEELKKYLGLQDA encoded by the coding sequence ATGACCCACTCAATCCTAATATCATCTCTGGAAGAGTATTCTGGAAAGAGTGCCCTGATAATAGCCATTGGGAATATTCTGCAGGAGGAGGGTTACGAAATAGGATACTTCAAGCCATTTGCCGTAAACCCGGTGAAAAGAGAAGGAGAGATTACTGACGAGGATGCAGCCATAACTGCCCGGCAGCTCGGAATTGATGATGACGTTGTCGGGCTGATGCTGGACAGACCATATGTGGAATACATACTCAGCGCAGAACCTTCAGAAATCAGGGGGAAAATTTCTGAGAAGTATGCGGAAATCTCGAGAGGAAAGGACGTTGTATTTGTGGAAGGCTCCACAGACTACAAGACGGGCAGAGCAATCGGACTTGGGGATTTCACCGTGGCCAGACTTATTGCTCCAAAGGTCCTCATGGTCGCAAGATATCGGAACGATTTCATTATTGATAAGCTGCTTAACTCGAAAGACGTTTTTGGGCCGATGCTGGAGAAGGTAATAATTAACAGACTGATGGGCTACAAGCTCTCCTACGCTCAGGCCGTGGCATCCAGAGTCATAGAGTCTGCGGGAATGGATGTTCTGGGAATCATCCCGCATGATCCTCTGCTCGCAGGAGTGTTCGTCAGCGATTTAAGGGAAAAGCTTGGTGGAGAGTTCATCGTAAAGCCCGAAAAAGACACAATAATCGAACATCTGATTATCGGAGCCATGTCCCCTTCCTCGGCTCTCCGATACTTCAGAGATGTGAAAAATGCCGTTCTGATCACAGGTGGAGATAGAAACGACCTCCTGGAGGTTGCTCTCAGCGTACCAAGTATAAAATGCATAGTACTGACAGGCAATCTTGAACCGAACAGAGCAATAATTGGACGTGCGGAGGAAAAAGGAGTTCCTGTAATACTGGTGAGCGAGGACACCCTGACAACAACAATCAGGATCGAGGAAATTTTCAGGAAAGCGAGGGTTACTGGCGAGATTAAGGCACAAAGGATCAAAACACTTGTAAAGAACCACATTAGAATTGAAGAACTGAAAAAATACTTAGGACTGCAGGATGCTTAA